A single region of the Anomaloglossus baeobatrachus isolate aAnoBae1 chromosome 2, aAnoBae1.hap1, whole genome shotgun sequence genome encodes:
- the ARL11 gene encoding ADP-ribosylation factor-like protein 11, which yields MGAQNSKPVHKKQSRVVMLGLDFSGKSTILYKLKMNQTVETFPTVGFNVESLEMAKNVFVTMWDVGGQDKLRSNWKEYLEETDALIFVVDSTDKFRIQDATAELLSILNNKNMAGVPFLILANKQDVPEALSTNELVNVLKLENYDDRAWEIQGCSAYTGEGLPEMVNAVLRLLKRT from the coding sequence ATGGGAGCACAAAATTCTAAACCCGTGCACAAGAAGCAGTCCAGGGTGGTCATGTTGGGTCTTGACTTTTCTGGAAAATCAACCATTCTATATAAACTGAAAATGAATCAAACAGTAGAGACTTTTCCAACTGTTGGATTTAACGTGGAATCCCTAGAAATGGCCAAGAATGTTTTTGTAACAATGTGGGATGTGGGAGGCCAGGACAAACTTCGATCCAACTGGAAAGAATACCTGGAAGAAACGGATGCCCTCATCTTTGTGGTAGACAGTACTGATAAATTCAGGATACAGGATGCTACAGCAGAGCTACTGTCTATATTGAACAATAAAAACATGGCTGGAGTTCCATTCCTAATTTTGGCCAATAAACAGGATGTACCTGAGGCCCTGTCCACCAACGAACTTGTGAATGTTCTAAAACTGGAAAATTATGATGATAGAGCATGGGAAATACAAGGATGCAGTGCGTACACTGGAGAAGGATTGCCTGAGATGGTGAATGCAGTGTTGCGTCTACTAAAGAGGACATAA